The genomic interval AAAAATGGAAATTTTGTACCGAAGGTGAAATTTACGAGAGTCCGGTAATACGCAACGGAACTGTTTATGTCAGTGATTATAATAATGACGCGGGAGTTTACGCTTTCGATGCAAACTCAGGGCAATTAAAATGGAAAACCAATATTGAAGGCAACTACTACGTTGGTCAGCCTGTTGCAAGCGATTCTGGATTGTATGTTATGAAAGGCAACCAGCTTCTGTCCTTTGACCTTATTACCGGTAAACAAATATGGTCAGCTAAAACAGATCCAAACCTCAGTTTTGTTGTACCGATTCCTACTTTGGTCAATGGTCTGGTCTATGTTCAGGGCTACTATCAACAGGGAAATGTGTATGCTTGCTGGCTTCGGGCCATAAATGCAGAAACAGGTCAGCCAATTTGGCTTCACGAATCAAAATCAAACAAGCCGTTTTTTTTTAATTCTTTAAATGCCTCGTTTGCACCAACTGCTAGTGGGGATTATGTTTACTTCGCCTCACAGGACGGACATTTAAGATCCGTAGACGCCAGGACGGGGAAAGAAATTTGGGCCTTCAACGCAGATGAAACGCTTAACGGCAGCCCATGTGTAGTGACCGCACAAGGACATGTACGCCGGGGCCTTGGTCAGGTAGATTTATGATCTAGCATAGGTGATTGTGGGTGAACTTTGATTTATAAAATCCTTCACCAGTAAAAGGCGGCTATTTCAGTTTGTTTGGATGAAAATTAAAAAAGGGTTTTGTCAATTTATGAAAGGTAATAGATTTTTAATTGAGCTATGCTGATTTGGTTTAACGTTAACCAGTATTTTAATAACTGATGTGTTTTTCATCGCTGGAAACCTTTGTAATGAAAATTTCGGAACTCATTTATGAAAAACTCACTTCAACTTTTCAATCTGGTCTTCATAACGTTTCAAGTCCTCCTTAGCAGTACGGGCGATTCCCAACGCCTGTTCTGCATTTTTTAAGGCTACTTGTTTTTGCCCCATTATGCCATAAGCTTCTGCCAGTTCATAATACAGGCCGGCCATTTGTTTGGAATTTAGCTCTTCTGGTTTCGCAAGACAGATTCCTTCCGACGCCCAAACTGGGATTTCGGTTAAATAGGAAGTGTCAGTTGACTTTTCGTTGAAATATTTCATTAAATAGGCATAGTCAGCGGTACCGAGAGAAGGAGCGGTGATTCTGTAT from Dyadobacter sp. NIV53 carries:
- a CDS encoding PQQ-binding-like beta-propeller repeat protein yields the protein MRTKFGLGALLIVWVAVLFYSCSKNKDKKVDPQAGAVVYAVSEYGKIYAIDAGTGIPKWVYLAKGNINSSPIVDAGTLYIADVRGRFVAIDVNNGKEKWFHNLGSGNVTSAIVANNIIYLTSRGACFALSPEDGSVLWKFETEENIYASPAVDNETVYVGNLENYLHAIDGKTGKEKWKFCTEGEIYESPVIRNGTVYVSDYNNDAGVYAFDANSGQLKWKTNIEGNYYVGQPVASDSGLYVMKGNQLLSFDLITGKQIWSAKTDPNLSFVVPIPTLVNGLVYVQGYYQQGNVYACWLRAINAETGQPIWLHESKSNKPFFFNSLNASFAPTASGDYVYFASQDGHLRSVDARTGKEIWAFNADETLNGSPCVVTAQGHVRRGLGQVDL